One stretch of candidate division TA06 bacterium DNA includes these proteins:
- a CDS encoding WG repeat-containing protein translates to MTGLKRTLWGGLSLLSMGSLLWAQPQAGPKALFPVNQQGKFGYIDQQGRVVIEPNYDWAFDLSEGLALVNISGTKNEYGFVVGGKWGYLSPDGEMAVTPQYDDAKNFSEGLALVNVGGKTIETGMISGGKRGFIDKTGKTVIEPVYEDARSFSEGLALVRQNDKYGFIDQSGKVIVPFQYQDAMSFSGGRALVKLGDRWGFINKNGEAVIPPVYHGARSFVNGFAIVQTEGKFGFIDSLGRVVVAQHYDDAGNFYQGLAAVKLNGRWGYVDTAGQRIITPKYAAASGFCEGLACIRIGGKRGYINRAGRMAIAPRFDGAMDFSEGLALVNLGGRMNENGIIQGGKWGYINKAGQTVIKPRFDYAWDFKHGLAMVNMGGKMNSYGNTEGGTWGYIDRTGKYVWKSGE, encoded by the coding sequence ATGACCGGGTTGAAAAGAACATTATGGGGAGGATTATCCCTGCTGTCTATGGGCAGTCTGCTGTGGGCGCAGCCCCAGGCTGGCCCAAAGGCGCTTTTCCCAGTCAACCAGCAGGGCAAGTTCGGATATATCGACCAGCAAGGCCGGGTTGTAATTGAGCCCAATTACGACTGGGCCTTTGATCTTTCAGAGGGCCTGGCCCTGGTCAACATCAGCGGAACCAAGAACGAATACGGGTTCGTGGTGGGGGGCAAGTGGGGATACCTCAGCCCCGATGGCGAGATGGCCGTCACCCCGCAGTACGACGACGCCAAGAATTTTTCCGAAGGGTTGGCCCTGGTGAACGTCGGCGGCAAGACCATCGAAACCGGGATGATCTCCGGGGGCAAGCGGGGATTCATAGACAAGACCGGAAAAACAGTGATCGAGCCGGTTTACGAGGACGCCCGCAGTTTTTCCGAAGGGCTGGCCCTGGTGCGGCAGAACGACAAGTACGGTTTCATAGACCAGAGCGGCAAAGTGATCGTGCCGTTCCAGTACCAGGACGCCATGAGCTTTTCCGGCGGCCGGGCTTTGGTGAAGCTGGGAGACCGCTGGGGATTCATCAATAAGAACGGCGAGGCCGTGATCCCGCCGGTCTACCACGGGGCCCGCAGTTTCGTCAACGGGTTCGCCATCGTCCAGACCGAGGGCAAGTTCGGGTTCATAGACTCACTAGGCCGGGTGGTGGTGGCCCAGCATTACGATGATGCAGGCAACTTTTACCAGGGGCTGGCGGCGGTCAAGCTCAACGGCCGCTGGGGCTATGTGGACACCGCCGGACAGAGGATAATTACCCCCAAGTACGCCGCGGCCTCGGGTTTCTGCGAAGGCCTGGCCTGCATCCGCATCGGCGGCAAGCGGGGATACATCAACCGGGCCGGCCGGATGGCCATCGCCCCGCGCTTCGACGGCGCCATGGACTTCTCCGAAGGGCTGGCCCTGGTGAACCTGGGCGGCAGAATGAACGAGAATGGCATCATCCAGGGCGGCAAATGGGGGTACATCAACAAGGCCGGGCAGACGGTGATCAAGCCCCGGTTCGACTACGCCTGGGACTTCAAGCACGGCCTGGCCATGGTCAACATGGGCGGAAAGATGAACTCCTACGGCAACACCGAGGGCGGCACCTGGGGCTACATCGACCGGACCGGGAAGTATGTCTGGAAGTCAGGGGAATAA
- the nuoF gene encoding NADH-quinone oxidoreductase subunit NuoF, translating into MAALKDEIKKRKLNVALAETGCVGMCYREVLLDVYDKGGNLFTYGNMTPERLPRFVDEHLAKHQPVTDWLVRAHNQSLPDDSFYAKQKRIVLRNCGVFNPESIQDYMDHQGYQALEKALKTMTPEQVIKEVLDSGLRGRGGAGFPTGRKWQFARDSKNDKKYIICNGDEGDPGAFMDRSVLEGDPHNVMEGMLIAAYAIGAQEGYLYVRAEYPLAVQRLKLAITEAKKKGLLGKNIMGTGFNFEMKIKEGAGAFVCGEETALMASIEGKRGMPKLRPPFPAVSGLWGKPTNINNVETYANVPWIILNGGAAFAALGTEKSKGSKVFALAGQIVRGGLVEVPMGITVREIIYEVGGGIKGGRQFKAVQMGGPSGGCIPAALADTVIDYDSVTQTGAIMGSGGMVVMDDTTCMVDIARFFLDFTQKESCGKCTFCRVGTKRMLEILDRITKGKGVEGDIELLLELADKIKVSSLCGLGQTAPNPVLTTIKYFRDEYEAHIKQKKCPAHSCKELLTYEIIAEKCVGCTACARVCPSSCIAGAVKKPHTIDQAKCVKCGSCVAKCKFDAIRVS; encoded by the coding sequence ATGGCGGCCCTTAAGGACGAGATCAAAAAAAGAAAGCTTAACGTGGCCCTGGCCGAGACCGGCTGCGTGGGGATGTGCTACCGCGAGGTGCTGCTGGACGTCTACGACAAGGGCGGCAATCTTTTTACCTACGGCAACATGACGCCGGAACGCCTGCCCCGGTTTGTTGACGAGCATCTGGCAAAGCATCAGCCGGTGACGGACTGGCTGGTGCGGGCCCACAATCAATCGCTTCCCGACGACAGCTTCTACGCCAAACAGAAGAGGATAGTGCTCCGCAACTGCGGGGTGTTCAACCCCGAGAGCATCCAGGATTACATGGATCACCAGGGTTACCAGGCGCTGGAGAAGGCGCTCAAGACCATGACCCCGGAGCAGGTGATCAAGGAAGTGCTGGATTCGGGCTTAAGGGGCCGGGGCGGGGCCGGCTTTCCCACAGGCCGCAAGTGGCAGTTCGCCCGGGACAGCAAGAACGACAAGAAATACATCATCTGCAACGGGGACGAGGGCGACCCCGGGGCCTTCATGGACCGCTCGGTGCTGGAGGGCGACCCCCACAACGTGATGGAGGGGATGCTGATCGCGGCCTATGCCATCGGGGCCCAGGAAGGTTACCTCTACGTCCGGGCCGAATACCCGCTGGCGGTGCAGCGGCTGAAGCTGGCCATCACCGAGGCCAAGAAGAAGGGCCTGTTGGGCAAGAACATCATGGGTACCGGATTCAATTTTGAAATGAAGATCAAGGAAGGGGCCGGGGCCTTCGTCTGCGGCGAGGAGACGGCCCTGATGGCCTCGATAGAAGGAAAGCGGGGAATGCCCAAGCTGCGGCCGCCGTTCCCGGCGGTCTCCGGCCTGTGGGGAAAGCCCACCAACATCAACAACGTGGAAACATACGCCAACGTGCCCTGGATCATATTGAACGGCGGGGCGGCCTTCGCGGCCCTGGGAACGGAGAAGAGCAAGGGCTCAAAAGTTTTCGCCCTGGCCGGTCAGATCGTGCGGGGCGGCCTGGTGGAGGTCCCCATGGGCATCACGGTCCGGGAGATCATCTACGAGGTGGGCGGCGGCATCAAGGGGGGGCGTCAGTTCAAGGCGGTGCAGATGGGCGGGCCTTCGGGCGGCTGCATCCCGGCGGCCCTGGCCGACACCGTGATCGACTACGACTCGGTGACCCAGACCGGGGCCATCATGGGCTCGGGCGGCATGGTGGTGATGGACGACACCACCTGCATGGTGGACATCGCCCGGTTCTTTTTGGACTTCACCCAGAAGGAATCCTGCGGCAAGTGCACCTTCTGCCGGGTGGGCACCAAGCGGATGCTGGAGATACTGGACCGGATCACCAAGGGGAAAGGCGTGGAGGGCGACATAGAGCTTCTTTTAGAGCTGGCCGACAAGATCAAGGTCTCCTCCCTGTGCGGGCTGGGGCAGACCGCCCCCAACCCGGTGCTGACCACCATCAAGTATTTCCGGGATGAGTACGAGGCCCACATCAAGCAGAAAAAATGCCCGGCCCACAGCTGCAAGGAACTGCTGACCTACGAGATCATCGCCGAGAAATGCGTGGGCTGTACCGCCTGCGCCCGGGTCTGCCCGTCATCCTGTATTGCGGGCGCGGTCAAGAAGCCCCACACCATAGACCAGGCCAAGTGCGTCAAGTGCGGCAGCTGCGTGGCCAAGTGCAAGTTCGACGCCATCAGGGTCAGCTGA